A single genomic interval of Lathyrus oleraceus cultivar Zhongwan6 chromosome 7, CAAS_Psat_ZW6_1.0, whole genome shotgun sequence harbors:
- the LOC127103571 gene encoding uncharacterized protein LOC127103571 produces the protein MSYAQLFNHLRQINLIELRNWKVPYPLPASHDPNARCVFHSGGVGHDVENCWAFKHRVQDLIGNETIEFKPPNGPNVVQNPMPPNGGAAVSAIEVDEELNLIMDASFVTTPLPFVKEYLLKMGVFPGCAVDCKDCLYQYNGCDCLKSEIQNLINKGSLQFDRLKKKVVEEVDVITIHVPSKKSTVRITLPGPVPYSSDKGVPWNYGAEVCYQGQKVNVKTPNSDVNDVGGTGQITRSGRMFSPAQRTPENTQPSGSNSGMPSNEEVEEIMRYIRKSDYRVINQLSKTPSKISIMSLLNGLAFTDFDLPPEGRKHNKALHISLECTGVTLSHVLVDTGSSLNVLPKAALMKLNYQGVEIRPSELMVEPLMGLGGLSLSAYCCLLGRPWIHEAGAVTSTLHQKLKYPIDSKIVTVCGEEDYVVVESEHPEGWGRVLELPTQKDKCGLGFKFDQEWRNQKNNSTPETQQATGPIKYISARKSKEEDACVVENKVDIDYDIETWIHPTVPGQELSNWTSEELVTVTRMEE, from the exons ATGTCCTATGCTCAGTTGTTTAATCATCTTCGCCAGATCAACTTGATTGAATTGAGAAATTGGAAAGTGCCATACCCTCTCCCTGCTAGTCATGATCCAAATGCCAGATGTGTGTTTCACTCTGGAGGTGTTGGGCACGACGTTGAGAACTGTTGGGCATTCAAACACAGAGTGCAAGACCTTATTGGTAATGAGACTATTGAGTTTAAGCCTCCCAATGGACCAAATGTGGTGCAAAATCCCATGCCACCTAATGGAGGTGCTGCTGTGAGTGCTATTGAAGTAGATGAAGAGTTAAATCTGATCATGGATGCTAGTTTTGTAACTACCCCGCTGCCTTTTGTCAAAGAATATCTTTTGAAGATGGGGGTCTTTCCTGGTTGTGCTGTTGATTGTAAAGATTGTTTATATCAGTATAATGGTTGTGATTGTCTGAAGTCTGAAATTCAGAATCTAATTAACAAGGGATCTCTACAGTTTGACCGTCTGAAAAAGAAAGTTGTAGAggaagttgatgttatcactaTTCATGTGCCTTCAAAGAAATCCACTGTTCGTATTACTTTACCGGGCCCTGTTCCTTATAGCAGTGATAAAGGTGTTCCATGGAACTATGGGGCAGAAGTATGTTACCAAGGGCAAAAGGTTAATGTTAAGACTCCTAATTCCGATGTTAATGATGTTGGTGGAACTGGTCAAATTACTAGGAGTGGTCGTATGTTCTCTCCTGCTCAAAGGACTCCTGAG AATACTCAACCCTCTGGTTCGAATTCGGGGATGCCATCTAATGAAGAAGTTGAAGAGATTATGAGATATATCCGAAAAAGTGATTATAGAGTGATTAATCAGTTAAGCaagacaccgtcaaaaatctctattaTGTCCTTGCT CAATGGTTTAGCTTTCACTGATTTTGATTTGCCTCCCGAGGGGAGAAAGCACAACAAAGCTCTTCATATTTCTTTGGAATGTACAGGTGTGACTTTGTCCCATGTGCTGGTTGACACAGGTTCatctttgaatgtactcccaaaAGCGGCGCTGATGAAATTAAACTATCAAGGGGTGGAGATTCGACCAAGTGAATTGATGGTGGAGCCTTTGATGGGTCTAGGAGGATTGTCTTTG TCGGCCTATTGCTGTTTGTTgggacgcccatggatacatgaggcaggcGCTGTTACTTCCACGCTGCATCAGAAGTTAAAATATCCTATTGATAGCAAgatcgtcactgtctgtggtgaggaggattAT GTTGTTGTGGAATCTGAACACCCCGAAGGTTGGGGTAGAGTGTTGGAACTGCCAACTCAAAAGGACAAGTGTGGGTTGGGATTCAAGTTTGATCAAGAATGGAGGAACCAGAAGAATAATAGTACCCCCGAGACTCAGCAGGCCACTGGCCCTATCAAGTATATCAGTGCTAGGAAGAGCAAAGAAGAGGATGCCTGTGTTGTTGAAAACAAAGTGGATATTGATTATGATATAGAGACTTGGATTCACCCAACAGTCCCCGGTCAAGAGCTATCTAATTGGACTTCTGAAGAACTTGTCACGGTCACCCGCATGGAGGAGTaa